The following proteins are encoded in a genomic region of Ailuropoda melanoleuca isolate Jingjing chromosome 10, ASM200744v2, whole genome shotgun sequence:
- the TRIM72 gene encoding tripartite motif-containing protein 72, with protein MSAAPGLLHQELSCPLCLQLFDAPVTAECGHSFCRACLSRVAGEPAADGTVPCPCCQALTRPQALSTNLQLARLVEGLAQVPQGHCEEHLDPLSIYCEQDRALVCGVCASLGSHRGHRLLPAAEAHTRLKTQLPQQKLQLQEACMRKEKSAAVLEHQLTEVEETVRQFRGAVGEQLGKMRLFLAALEGSLDREAERVRSEAGVALRRELGSLNSYLEQLRQMEKVLDEVADKPQTEFLMKYCLVTSRLQKILAESPPPARLDIQLPVISDDFKFQVWRKMFRALMPVMNDLTFDPSTAHPSLVLSPSGRRVECSEQKAPPAGEDPCQFDKAVAVVARQLLSDGEHYWEVEVGDKPRWALGVIAAQASRRGRLHAVPSQGLWLLGLRDGKILEAHVEAKEPRALRTPERRPSRIGIYLSFGDGVLSFYDASDADALELLFAFRERLPGPVYPFFDVCWHDKGKNAQPLLLVGADGEEA; from the exons ATGTCGGCTGCGCCGGGCCTCCTGCACCAGGAGCTGTCCTGCCCGCTGTGCCTGCAGCTGTTCGACGCGCCCGTGACGGCCGAGTGCGGCCACAGCTTCTGCCGCGCCTGCCTGAGCCGCGTGGCGGGGGAGCCGGCGGCCGACGGCACGGTGCCCTGCCCGTGCTGCCAGGCGCTCACGCGGCCGCAGGCGCTCAGCACCAACCTGCAGCTGGCGCGCCTGGTGGAGGGGCTGGCGCAGGTGCCGCAGGGCCACTGCGAGGAGCACCTCGACCCGCTCAGCATTTACTGCGAGCAGGACCGCGCGCTCGTGTGCGGCGTGTGCGCCTCGCTCGGTTCGCACCGCGGCCACCGCCTGCTGCCCGCCGCCGAAGCCCATACGCGCCTCAAG ACACAGCTGCCTCAGCAGAAGCTGCAGCTGCAGGAGGCGTGCATGCGCAAGGAGAAGAGCGCGGCCGTTCTGGAACATCAGCTGACGGAGGTGGAG GAGACGGTGCGTCAGTTCCGGGGGGCTGTCGGGGAGCAGCTGGGCAAGATGCGGCTGTTCCTGGCTGCACTGGAGGGCTCCTTGGACCGGGAGGCAGAGCGTGTGCGGAGCGAGGCAGGGGTTGCCTTGCGGCGGGAGCTGGGGAGCCTGAACTCTTACCTGGAGCAGCTGCGGCAGATGGAGAAGGTCCTGGATGAGGTGGCCGACAAGCCACAGACAGAGTTCCTCATG aaaTACTGCCTGGTGACCAGCAG gctaCAGAAGATCCTGGCGGAATCCCCACCGCCTGCCCGTCTGGACATCCAGCTGCCTGTCATCTCAGATGACTTCAAATTCCAGGTGTGGAGGAAGATGTTCCGGGCTCTGATGCCAG TGATGAACGACCTGACCTTTGACCCGAGCACAGCCCACCCGAGCCTGGTGCTGTCTCCCTCCGGCCGCCGCGTGGAGTGCTCCGAGCAGAAGGCGCCGCCGGCCGGAGAGGACCCGTGCCAGTTCGACAAGGCGGTGGCGGTGGTGGCGCGCCAGCTGCTATCCGACGGCGAGCACTACTGGGAGGTGGAGGTGGGCGATAAGCCGCGCTGGGCCCTCGGCGTGATCGCGGCCCAGGCCAGCCGCCGAGGCCGGCTGCACGCCGTGCCCTCGCAAGGCCTCTGGCTGCTCGGGCTGCGAGACGGCAAGATCCTGGAGGCGCACGTCGAGGCCAAGGAGCCGCGCGCCCTGCGCACCCCGGAGAGGCGGCCGTCGCGCATTGGGATCTACCTGAGCTTCGGCGACGGGGTCCTCTCCTTTTACGATGCCAGCGACGCCGACGCCCTGGAGCTGCTCTTTGCCTTCCGCGAGCGCCTGCCCGGGCCCGTGTACCCCTTCTTCGACGTGTGCTGGCACGACAAGGGCAAAAACGCTCAGCCGCTGCTGCTCGTGGGGGCTGATGGCGAGGAGGCCTGA